The following are encoded together in the Phaseolus vulgaris cultivar G19833 chromosome 9, P. vulgaris v2.0, whole genome shotgun sequence genome:
- the LOC137822495 gene encoding WUSCHEL-related homeobox 8-like, producing MEAEHHQEASNTIGSLYVKVMTDEQMELLRQQISVYATICEQLVEMHKAVTTQQDLAGLRLGNLYCDSLMACSGHKITARQRWTPTPLQLQILERIFDEGNGTPSKQKIKEIAIELGQHGQISETNVYNWFQNRRARSKRKQLAPASNVEPEADTEVESPREKKLRAESVQVIQPFENSSSSPHRIKDMYIHSPDLGFEQLMSKIEVAGCYSSYFL from the exons ATGGAGGCAGAGCATCATCAAGAAGCCTCAAACACTATTGGAAGCCtttacgttaaagtaatgacCGACGAACAAATGGAACTGCTGAGGCAACAGATATCTGTTTACGCCACCATCTGCGAGCAGCTTGTGGAGATGCACAAAGCCGTAACCACCCAACAGGACCTCGCAG GGCTGAGGCTGGGTAATTTGTACTGTGATTCGTTGATGGCGTGTTCTGGACACAAGATAACTGCGAGGCAGCGTTGGACTCCAACGCCTCTGCAGCTTCAAATTCTGGAACGTATTTTTGATGAGGGGAATGGCACTCCAAGTAAGCAGAAGATCAAGGAGATAGCCATTGAACTGGGCCAACATGGCCAAATATCAGAGACAAATGTTTATAACTGGTTCCAGAACAGAAGAGCTCGATCAAAGAGGAAGCAACTCGCTCCCGCATCGAATGTTGAGCCAGAAGCCGACACAGAAGTTGAGTCTCCACGAGAGAAAAAATTACGCGCCGAAAGCGTTCAGGTTATTCAACCCTTTGAGaattcatcatcatcacctcATAGGATCAAGGATATGTACATCCACAGTCCTGACTTag GATTTGAGCAATTGATGAGTAAAATAGAAGTTGCAGGGTGTTACAGCTCTTATTTTCTTTGA